A region of Neovison vison isolate M4711 chromosome 7, ASM_NN_V1, whole genome shotgun sequence DNA encodes the following proteins:
- the TNKS1BP1 gene encoding 182 kDa tankyrase-1-binding protein isoform X3, producing MKVSALREGTAMASPPAREMEEELVSAGSEPGDPRAKPPVKPKPRALPAKPALPAKPSLLVPVGPRPPRGPLAELPSARKMNMLAGPQPYGGSKRPLPFAPRPTTEASTGGEATRETGEEETAKEEVPPLTPPARCAAPGGVRKAPAPFRPASERFAATTVEEILAKMEQPRKEVPASPDRLWGSRLTFNHDGSSRYGSRTYGVATGPRNEDGGTLSRGWSQEGPAKSPSERQEEHHKTPERNAPLDVAFNGDVVQPASSDPPADISKSWDPSSPGPASEKGGSTSSGLPAEVSGLAPGAPRPRSPDEGSPRPRSPDEGSPRPHSPKEGSPQLHPPKEGSPQLHSPKEGSPQLHSPKEGSPQLYPPKEGSPRLHSPKEGFPRLHSPQEGSPRPRSPDEGSPRPHSPKEGSPQLHSPKEGSPRLHSPKEGSPRLHSPQEGSPRLHSPDESSPCHSQLPEAQRPVVSGPSPCLPVTPASPTVTLSDEGPSSCCPPSSGLPVVEAPEAPTPGSPAFEVSGPEQPPATSAQPLMEGGELLDLPRTFPSGDVVAQGDLDRPIGLAQRRFSEGVLRPPGQDQEKLGGSLATLPQSQGSQSALDRPFGSGTESNWSLSQSFEWTFPTRPSGLGVWRLDSPPPSPITEATEAAEAAEAGDWAASSREEGVSQQGRGAQSAPEGPGRPGSWVQVDDPGISPTQKADGESEPQSPVPLKPLPTPGGTPGVALLQAEERYEEREPLAGQESVLPLTRGAALPVLEPVLGQQQPAPPDQPCVLFVDTPDPQQALPAEEEAMTLVQAEATQSRTEGRDPCSVSPEPAGPDSSSRWLDELLASPPPSAGSARRGAGSDTPATCSEGLLGWAQKDLQSEFGIAADPPPSSFSPSSWSQDTSQNYRLGSASPPGDPGLGEGDWTSKGGEAAGEGSAREWANRCGIGQEDIKVASRDGSGVSAPGGLSAQDRVMGTPAQLGTQQSQEADVQDWEFRKRDSQGTYSIRDAELQDQEFGKRDSLGAYSSRDVCLQDWEFGKRDSLGAYGSQDVDEQSQKLGKKGHVGRYGSQDADGQDHVGRYSSQDADGQDHVGRYSSRDADGQDHGGRYGSRDADGQDHGGRYGSRDADGQDQEFGKRNSSLGTFSSRGAEQPDQDFGKSAWMRDYSSGSAQDRGFGMRALSAGFSPEEAQQQDEEFEKKVPSGGDGLGESGGEASQPEERESGSLFGPSTSQSRDGALGQRDQSSWHGGGAGQEAGGQRPADAGQEDREVGRRGWADNFSRGVVPQPEATFSPGQRDWSGDFCVEASERGLQFGIIGDDRAGGAVLSPSGQITGGPFVPPEKTPAGPVDWTDQLGLRNLEVSSCVASGGSSEVREEAVGHMGWSDKLGLRDVDLAGHLESGGSEEPRVIGVGEKEDWTSNVGGRGRDLAGVGEVGSPSQARESGVGQTDWSGVEAEEFLKSRERGVGQADWTPDLSLRSMAPGAGRSPRELGAGQVDWGSSLGLRNLEVPRDLESGGSRDPRGCGVGQMDWTQDLGLRDVELSGAPSEAREHGVGEVSQCPEPGLRDHSTLSPGLEARELEPGGTSGPETQGEGRSTPSLETCPEDPGMETGEAPGFGTSPGGCPARSPPSGSQGLLEEMLAASSSRAAARRESAASGLRGLLEEEGATAGADQGEPPEPSGDPLPSWRPQPDGEASQTEEVDGTWSPSGVGQGEQGPTRPPRRPPQGPPPRSPSQDFSFIEDTEILDSAMYRSRANLGRKRGHRAPAIRPGGTLGLSEAADSDARLFQDSTEPRASRVPSSDEEVVEEPQNRRTRMSLGTKGLKVNLFPGLSPSALKAKLRPRNRSAEEGEPAESKPSQKEPAVQRSKSCKVPGLGKPLALPPKPEKSSGSEGSSPNWLQALKLKKKKV from the exons ATGAAAGTGTCCGCTCTCAGGGAAGGCACAGCCATGGCTTCCCCACCGGCCCGGGAGATGGAGGAGGAGCTGGTATCTGCTGGCTCGGAGCCAG GCGATCCTCGGGCTAAACCTCCTGTCAAGCCCAAACCCCGGGCCCTGCCTGCTAAGCCAGCCCTGCCTGCCAAGCCTAGCCTGCTGGTGCCTGTTGGGCCTCGGCCTCCCCGGGGTCCGCTGGCTGAGCTGCCATCTGCCCGGAAGATGAACATGCTGGCAGGACCCCAGCCCTATGGTGGCAGCAAGCGTCCCCTTCCCTTTGCACCAAGGCCTACAACCGAGGCCTCTACTGGAGGAGAAGCCACTCGGGAGACTGGAGAAGAGGAGACTGCGAAAGAAGAGGTGCCCCCTTTGACACCCCCAGCCCGATGTGCTGCCCCAGGAGGTGTGCGGAAGGCCCCTGCCCCCTTCCGTCCAGCCTCGGAGCGCTTTGCAGCCACCACAGTGGAAGAGATCCTGGCCAAGATGGAACAGCCTCGGAAGGAGGTCCCTGCCAGCCCTGATCGCCTTTGGGGCTCCCGCCTCACCTTTAACCATGATGGCAGCTCGAGATACGGCTCCAGGACTTATGGTGTGGCCACAGGTCCCAGGAATGAGGACGGTGGGACCCTCTCCAGGGGATGGTCCCAGGAGGGGCCAGCAAAGTCTCCCAGCGAGCGCCAGGAAGAGCACCACAAGACCCCAGAGAG GAATGCCCCTTTGGACGTGGCCTTCAACGGTGACGTAGTTCAGCCAGCCAGCTCGGACCCACCTGCTGAT atctccaagtcctgggatcccTCGAGTCCAGGTCCTGCCTCAGAGAAGGGAGGTTCCACCAGCTCAGGCCTCCCCGCTGAAGTCTCAGGCCTAGCCCCTGGGGCTCCCCGACCTCGCTCACCTGATGAGGGGTCTCCCCGACCTCGCTCACCTGATGAGGGGTCTCCCCGACCTCACTCACCCAAGGAGGGGTCTCCCCAACTTCACCCACCCAAGGAGGGGTCTCCCCAACTTCACTCCCCCAAGGAGGGGTCTCCCCAACTTCACTCCCCCAAGGAGGGGTCTCCCCAACTTTACCCACCCAAGGAGGGGTCTCCCCGACTTCACTCCCCCAAGGAGGGGTTTCCCCGACTTCACTCACCCCAGGAGGGGTCTCCCCGACCTCGCTCACCTGATGAGGGGTCTCCCCGACCTCACTCACCCAAGGAGGGGTCTCCCCAACTTCACTCACCCAAGGAGGGGTCTCCCCGACTTCACTCACCCAAGGAGGGGTCTCCCCGACTTCACTCACCCCAGGAGGGGTCTCCCCGACTTCACTCACCTGATGAGAGCTCGCCCTGCCATTCTCAGCTTCCAGAAGCCCAGAGACCTGTGGTTTCTgggccctctccctgcctccctgtgaCCCCAGCATCCCCAACTGTAACCCTGTCTGATGAGGGTCCGAGCTCCTGCTGCCCCCCAAGCTCAGGGCTCCCTGTGGTGGAAGCCCCAGAGGCCCCCACACCTGGAAGTCCAGCCTTTGAGGTCTCGGGCCCGGAGCAGCCCCCAGCTACCTCTGCCCAGCCCCTGATGGAGGGGGGTGAGTTGCTAGATCTTCCTCGGACATTTCCATCTGGGGATGTGGTGGCCCAGGGTGACCTAGACCGTCCCATCGGCCTGGCCCAGCGCCGATTTTCTGAAGGCGTGCTCCGGCCTCCCGGCCAAGACCAGGAGAAGCTGGGGGGCTCACTGGCTACCCTGCCCCAATCCCAGGGGAGCCAGTCTGCCCTGGATCGTCCCTTTGGGAGTGGGACAGAGTCCAACTGGAGCTTGTCACAGTCCTTTGAATGGACCTTCCCTACGCGGCCTTCAGGTCTAGGGGTGTGGCGTCTggactccccacctccctcccccatcacTGAAGCCACTGAGGCCGCCGAGGCCGCCGAGGCTGGTGACTGGGCTGCAtccagcagagaggaaggggtgtCCCAGCAGGGGCGAGGGGCCCAGTCAGCTCCAGAGGGGCCAGGAAGGCCTGGTTCCTGGGTGCAGGTGGATGATCCGGGCATCTCCCCAACCCAGAAGGCGGATGGGGAGAGTGAGCCACAGTCCCCAGTTCCCCTCAAGCCCTTACCAACACCAGGGGGCACACCTGGAGTGGCCTTGTTGCAGGCAGAGGAAAGGTATGAGGAGCGGGAGCCCCTGGCTGGACAGGAGTCCGTGCTCCCTCTGACCAGGGGGGCCGCTCTGCCCGTCCTGGAGCCGGTCCTGGGGCAACAGCAGCCAGCACCCCCCGACCAGCCCTGTGTCCTCTTTGTTGATACCCCGGACCCCCAGCAGGCATTGCCTGCTGAGGAGGAGGCCATGACCTTGGTCCAGGCTGAAGCCACCCAATCTAGGACAGAAGGTCGAGACCCCTGTAGCGTGTCCCCCGAGCCTGCAGGCCCTGACAGCAGCTCCCGCTGGCTGGATGAGCTCCTGGCCTCGCCACCACCTAGTGCGGGCAGCGCAAGGCGGGGAGCTGGATCTGACACCCCGGCAACCTGCTCCGAG GGACTTCTTGGCTGGGCCCAGAAGGATCTGCAGAGTGAATTTGGGATTGCGGCAGACCCACCTCCCAGCAGTTTTAGTCCTTCCAGCTGGTCCCAGGACACTTCACAGAACTACCGCCTTGGGAGTGCAAGCCCTCCAGGGGACCCAGGCCTTGGAGAGGGAGACTGGACTAGCAagggtggggaagcagcaggGGAAGGGAGTGCTAGGGAGTGGGCCAACAGGTGTGGCATTGGCCAGGAGGACATCAAGGTGGCCAGCCGGGATGGGAGTGGAGTGTCTGCCCCGGGGGGCCTTTCTGCCCAGGACCGGGTGATGGGAACACCAGCCCAGCTTGGTACTCAGCAGAGTCAGGAGGCAGACGTTCAGGACTGGGAGTTCAGAAAGCGGGATTCCCAGGGCACTTACTCCATCCGGGACGCGGAGCTCCAAGACCAGGAATTTGGGAAGAGAGACTCACTGGGTGCTTACAGCAGTCGGGATGTATGCCTTCAGGACTGGGAATTTGGGAAGAGAGACTCTCTGGGTGCTTATGGCAGCCAGGATGTAGATGAGCAGAGCCAGAAGTTGGGGAAGAAGGGCCACGTCGGCAGGTACGGCAGCCAGGATGCAGACGGCCAGGATCACGTTGGCAGGTACAGCAGCCAGGATGCAGACGGCCAGGATCACGTTGGCAGGTACAGCAGCCGGGATGCAGACGGGCAGGACCACGGTGGCAGGTACGGCAGCCGGGATGCAGACGGGCAGGACCACGGTGGCAGGTACGGCAGCCGGGATGCAGACGGGCAGGACCAGGAGTTTGGGAAGAGAAATTCTTCACTCGGCACCTTTAGCAGCCGGGGTGCAGAGCAGCCGGATCAGGATTTCGGGAAGAGTGCCTGGATGAGGGACTACAGCAGTGGCAGCGCCCAGGACCGAGGCTTCGGGATGAGAGCCCTGAGTGCCGGCTTCAGCCCCGAAGAAGCCCAGCAGCAGGACGAGGAGTTTGAGAAGAAGGTCCCGAGTGGCGGAGACGGTCTGGGCGAGAGCGGCGGGGAGGCAAGCCAGCCTGAAGAGAGAGAGTCGGGGAGCCTCTTTGGCCCCAGCACCTCCCAGTCCCGGGATGGGGCACTGGGACAGAGAGACCAGAGCAGCTGGCATGGTGGCGGTGCCggccaggaggcagggggccagaGGCCAGCCGATGCCGGCCAGGAAGACAGGGAGGTGGGCCGGCGAGGCTGGGCAGACAACTTCAGCCGTGGAGTGGTCCCCCAGCCAGAGGCCACCTTCAGCCCGGGGCAGCGCGACTGGAGTGGCGACTTCTGTGTGGAGGCCTCTGAGAGAGGCCTCCAGTTCGGCATCATCGGTGATGACCGGGCAGGCGGTGCTGTCCTCAGCCCTTCTGGTCAGATCACAGGTGGCCCCTTTGTACCTCCGGAGAAGACCCCGGCAGGGCCTGTGGACTGGACCGACCAGCTGGGCCTCAGGAACTTGGAAGTGTCCAGCTGTGTGGCCTCTGGGGGCTCGAGTGAGGTCAGGGAGGAAGCTGTGGGACACATGGGCTGGTCAGACAAGCTGGGCCTGAGAGATGTGGACCTGGCTGGCCATTTGGAGTCTGGAGGGTCTGAGGAGCCCAGAGTGATTGGGGTCGGGGAGAAGGAGGACTGGACCTCCAAtgtcggggggaggggcagagatctGGCTGGTGTCGGGGAGGTAGGGAGCCCCAGCCAGGCCAGAGAGAGCGGCGTGGGACAGACCGACTGGTCGGGCGTGGAGGCTGAAGAGTTCCTTAAATCAAGGGAGCGTGGAGTGGGACAGGCAGACTGGACACCAGACCTCAGCCTGAGGAGCATGGCCCCGGGGGCAGGCCGTAGCCCCAGAGAGCTTGGGGCAGGCCAGGTGGACTGGGGCAGCAGTCTGGGCCTAAGGAATTTGGAGGTGCCACGTGACCTAGAGTCTGGAGGTTCTCGGGACCCACGGGGATGTGGCGTGGGCCAGATGGACTGGACCCAGGACTTGGGTCTTCGGGACGTGGAGCTTTCGGGGGCCCCAAGTGAAGCCAGGGAGCATGGGGTAGGAGAGGTCAGCCAGTGCCCAGAGccagggctcagggaccacagcaCCTTGTCCCCGGGCCTGGAGGCCAGAGAGCTGGAGCCCGGAGGAACAAGTGGGCCAGAGACCCAGGGTGAAGGCCGCTCCACCCCTTCCCTGGAGACCTGTCCTgaagatcctgggatggagacagGAGAAGCCCCTGGCTTTGGAACCAG TCCTGGCGGGTGCCCGGCCCGTTCCCCACCCTCTGGCTCCCAGGGCCTGCTGGAGGAGATGCTGGCTGCCAGCAGCTCCAGGGCAGCAGCCCGTAGGGAGTCGGCAGCCTCGGGCCTCAGGGGCCTGTTGGAAGAAGAAGGAGCCACAGCAGGTGCTGACCAAGGGGAGCCCCCGGAGCCTAGTGGGGACCCACTGCCTTCCTGGAGGCCACAGCCAGATGGTGAAGCCAGCCAGACAGAAGAGGTGGATGGCACCTGGAGCCCTTCAGGGGTCGGGCAGGGCGAGCAGGGTCCGACACGGCCCCCTCGGCGGCCCCCCCAAGGCCCTCCTCCCCGCTCTCCCAGTCAGGACTTCTCCTTCATTGAG
- the TNKS1BP1 gene encoding 182 kDa tankyrase-1-binding protein isoform X2 yields the protein MLAACGLGEEEVLPHVMKVSALREGTAMASPPAREMEEELVSAGSEPGDPRAKPPVKPKPRALPAKPALPAKPSLLVPVGPRPPRGPLAELPSARKMNMLAGPQPYGGSKRPLPFAPRPTTEASTGGEATRETGEEETAKEEVPPLTPPARCAAPGGVRKAPAPFRPASERFAATTVEEILAKMEQPRKEVPASPDRLWGSRLTFNHDGSSRYGSRTYGVATGPRNEDGGTLSRGWSQEGPAKSPSERQEEHHKTPERNAPLDVAFNGDVVQPASSDPPADISKSWDPSSPGPASEKGGSTSSGLPAEVSGLAPGAPRPRSPDEGSPRPHSPKEGSPQLHPPKEGSPQLHSPKEGSPQLHSPKEGSPQLYPPKEGSPRLHSPKEGFPRLHSPQEGSPRPRSPDEGSPRPHSPKEGSPQLHSPKEGSPRLHSPKEGSPRLHSPQEGSPRLHSPDESSPCHSQLPEAQRPVVSGPSPCLPVTPASPTVTLSDEGPSSCCPPSSGLPVVEAPEAPTPGSPAFEVSGPEQPPATSAQPLMEGGELLDLPRTFPSGDVVAQGDLDRPIGLAQRRFSEGVLRPPGQDQEKLGGSLATLPQSQGSQSALDRPFGSGTESNWSLSQSFEWTFPTRPSGLGVWRLDSPPPSPITEATEAAEAAEAGDWAASSREEGVSQQGRGAQSAPEGPGRPGSWVQVDDPGISPTQKADGESEPQSPVPLKPLPTPGGTPGVALLQAEERYEEREPLAGQESVLPLTRGAALPVLEPVLGQQQPAPPDQPCVLFVDTPDPQQALPAEEEAMTLVQAEATQSRTEGRDPCSVSPEPAGPDSSSRWLDELLASPPPSAGSARRGAGSDTPATCSEGLLGWAQKDLQSEFGIAADPPPSSFSPSSWSQDTSQNYRLGSASPPGDPGLGEGDWTSKGGEAAGEGSAREWANRCGIGQEDIKVASRDGSGVSAPGGLSAQDRVMGTPAQLGTQQSQEADVQDWEFRKRDSQGTYSIRDAELQDQEFGKRDSLGAYSSRDVCLQDWEFGKRDSLGAYGSQDVDEQSQKLGKKGHVGRYGSQDADGQDHVGRYSSQDADGQDHVGRYSSRDADGQDHGGRYGSRDADGQDHGGRYGSRDADGQDQEFGKRNSSLGTFSSRGAEQPDQDFGKSAWMRDYSSGSAQDRGFGMRALSAGFSPEEAQQQDEEFEKKVPSGGDGLGESGGEASQPEERESGSLFGPSTSQSRDGALGQRDQSSWHGGGAGQEAGGQRPADAGQEDREVGRRGWADNFSRGVVPQPEATFSPGQRDWSGDFCVEASERGLQFGIIGDDRAGGAVLSPSGQITGGPFVPPEKTPAGPVDWTDQLGLRNLEVSSCVASGGSSEVREEAVGHMGWSDKLGLRDVDLAGHLESGGSEEPRVIGVGEKEDWTSNVGGRGRDLAGVGEVGSPSQARESGVGQTDWSGVEAEEFLKSRERGVGQADWTPDLSLRSMAPGAGRSPRELGAGQVDWGSSLGLRNLEVPRDLESGGSRDPRGCGVGQMDWTQDLGLRDVELSGAPSEAREHGVGEVSQCPEPGLRDHSTLSPGLEARELEPGGTSGPETQGEGRSTPSLETCPEDPGMETGEAPGFGTSPGGCPARSPPSGSQGLLEEMLAASSSRAAARRESAASGLRGLLEEEGATAGADQGEPPEPSGDPLPSWRPQPDGEASQTEEVDGTWSPSGVGQGEQGPTRPPRRPPQGPPPRSPSQDFSFIEDTEILDSAMYRSRANLGRKRGHRAPAIRPGGTLGLSEAADSDARLFQDSTEPRASRVPSSDEEVVEEPQNRRTRMSLGTKGLKVNLFPGLSPSALKAKLRPRNRSAEEGEPAESKPSQKEPAVQRSKSCKVPGLGKPLALPPKPEKSSGSEGSSPNWLQALKLKKKKV from the exons ATGCTGGCAGCCTGTGgcctgggagaggaggag GTTCTGCCGCATGTGATGAAAGTGTCCGCTCTCAGGGAAGGCACAGCCATGGCTTCCCCACCGGCCCGGGAGATGGAGGAGGAGCTGGTATCTGCTGGCTCGGAGCCAG GCGATCCTCGGGCTAAACCTCCTGTCAAGCCCAAACCCCGGGCCCTGCCTGCTAAGCCAGCCCTGCCTGCCAAGCCTAGCCTGCTGGTGCCTGTTGGGCCTCGGCCTCCCCGGGGTCCGCTGGCTGAGCTGCCATCTGCCCGGAAGATGAACATGCTGGCAGGACCCCAGCCCTATGGTGGCAGCAAGCGTCCCCTTCCCTTTGCACCAAGGCCTACAACCGAGGCCTCTACTGGAGGAGAAGCCACTCGGGAGACTGGAGAAGAGGAGACTGCGAAAGAAGAGGTGCCCCCTTTGACACCCCCAGCCCGATGTGCTGCCCCAGGAGGTGTGCGGAAGGCCCCTGCCCCCTTCCGTCCAGCCTCGGAGCGCTTTGCAGCCACCACAGTGGAAGAGATCCTGGCCAAGATGGAACAGCCTCGGAAGGAGGTCCCTGCCAGCCCTGATCGCCTTTGGGGCTCCCGCCTCACCTTTAACCATGATGGCAGCTCGAGATACGGCTCCAGGACTTATGGTGTGGCCACAGGTCCCAGGAATGAGGACGGTGGGACCCTCTCCAGGGGATGGTCCCAGGAGGGGCCAGCAAAGTCTCCCAGCGAGCGCCAGGAAGAGCACCACAAGACCCCAGAGAG GAATGCCCCTTTGGACGTGGCCTTCAACGGTGACGTAGTTCAGCCAGCCAGCTCGGACCCACCTGCTGAT atctccaagtcctgggatcccTCGAGTCCAGGTCCTGCCTCAGAGAAGGGAGGTTCCACCAGCTCAGGCCTCCCCGCTGAAGTCTCAGGCCTAGCCCCTGGGGCTCCCCGACCTCGCTCACCTGATGAGGG GTCTCCCCGACCTCACTCACCCAAGGAGGGGTCTCCCCAACTTCACCCACCCAAGGAGGGGTCTCCCCAACTTCACTCCCCCAAGGAGGGGTCTCCCCAACTTCACTCCCCCAAGGAGGGGTCTCCCCAACTTTACCCACCCAAGGAGGGGTCTCCCCGACTTCACTCCCCCAAGGAGGGGTTTCCCCGACTTCACTCACCCCAGGAGGGGTCTCCCCGACCTCGCTCACCTGATGAGGGGTCTCCCCGACCTCACTCACCCAAGGAGGGGTCTCCCCAACTTCACTCACCCAAGGAGGGGTCTCCCCGACTTCACTCACCCAAGGAGGGGTCTCCCCGACTTCACTCACCCCAGGAGGGGTCTCCCCGACTTCACTCACCTGATGAGAGCTCGCCCTGCCATTCTCAGCTTCCAGAAGCCCAGAGACCTGTGGTTTCTgggccctctccctgcctccctgtgaCCCCAGCATCCCCAACTGTAACCCTGTCTGATGAGGGTCCGAGCTCCTGCTGCCCCCCAAGCTCAGGGCTCCCTGTGGTGGAAGCCCCAGAGGCCCCCACACCTGGAAGTCCAGCCTTTGAGGTCTCGGGCCCGGAGCAGCCCCCAGCTACCTCTGCCCAGCCCCTGATGGAGGGGGGTGAGTTGCTAGATCTTCCTCGGACATTTCCATCTGGGGATGTGGTGGCCCAGGGTGACCTAGACCGTCCCATCGGCCTGGCCCAGCGCCGATTTTCTGAAGGCGTGCTCCGGCCTCCCGGCCAAGACCAGGAGAAGCTGGGGGGCTCACTGGCTACCCTGCCCCAATCCCAGGGGAGCCAGTCTGCCCTGGATCGTCCCTTTGGGAGTGGGACAGAGTCCAACTGGAGCTTGTCACAGTCCTTTGAATGGACCTTCCCTACGCGGCCTTCAGGTCTAGGGGTGTGGCGTCTggactccccacctccctcccccatcacTGAAGCCACTGAGGCCGCCGAGGCCGCCGAGGCTGGTGACTGGGCTGCAtccagcagagaggaaggggtgtCCCAGCAGGGGCGAGGGGCCCAGTCAGCTCCAGAGGGGCCAGGAAGGCCTGGTTCCTGGGTGCAGGTGGATGATCCGGGCATCTCCCCAACCCAGAAGGCGGATGGGGAGAGTGAGCCACAGTCCCCAGTTCCCCTCAAGCCCTTACCAACACCAGGGGGCACACCTGGAGTGGCCTTGTTGCAGGCAGAGGAAAGGTATGAGGAGCGGGAGCCCCTGGCTGGACAGGAGTCCGTGCTCCCTCTGACCAGGGGGGCCGCTCTGCCCGTCCTGGAGCCGGTCCTGGGGCAACAGCAGCCAGCACCCCCCGACCAGCCCTGTGTCCTCTTTGTTGATACCCCGGACCCCCAGCAGGCATTGCCTGCTGAGGAGGAGGCCATGACCTTGGTCCAGGCTGAAGCCACCCAATCTAGGACAGAAGGTCGAGACCCCTGTAGCGTGTCCCCCGAGCCTGCAGGCCCTGACAGCAGCTCCCGCTGGCTGGATGAGCTCCTGGCCTCGCCACCACCTAGTGCGGGCAGCGCAAGGCGGGGAGCTGGATCTGACACCCCGGCAACCTGCTCCGAG GGACTTCTTGGCTGGGCCCAGAAGGATCTGCAGAGTGAATTTGGGATTGCGGCAGACCCACCTCCCAGCAGTTTTAGTCCTTCCAGCTGGTCCCAGGACACTTCACAGAACTACCGCCTTGGGAGTGCAAGCCCTCCAGGGGACCCAGGCCTTGGAGAGGGAGACTGGACTAGCAagggtggggaagcagcaggGGAAGGGAGTGCTAGGGAGTGGGCCAACAGGTGTGGCATTGGCCAGGAGGACATCAAGGTGGCCAGCCGGGATGGGAGTGGAGTGTCTGCCCCGGGGGGCCTTTCTGCCCAGGACCGGGTGATGGGAACACCAGCCCAGCTTGGTACTCAGCAGAGTCAGGAGGCAGACGTTCAGGACTGGGAGTTCAGAAAGCGGGATTCCCAGGGCACTTACTCCATCCGGGACGCGGAGCTCCAAGACCAGGAATTTGGGAAGAGAGACTCACTGGGTGCTTACAGCAGTCGGGATGTATGCCTTCAGGACTGGGAATTTGGGAAGAGAGACTCTCTGGGTGCTTATGGCAGCCAGGATGTAGATGAGCAGAGCCAGAAGTTGGGGAAGAAGGGCCACGTCGGCAGGTACGGCAGCCAGGATGCAGACGGCCAGGATCACGTTGGCAGGTACAGCAGCCAGGATGCAGACGGCCAGGATCACGTTGGCAGGTACAGCAGCCGGGATGCAGACGGGCAGGACCACGGTGGCAGGTACGGCAGCCGGGATGCAGACGGGCAGGACCACGGTGGCAGGTACGGCAGCCGGGATGCAGACGGGCAGGACCAGGAGTTTGGGAAGAGAAATTCTTCACTCGGCACCTTTAGCAGCCGGGGTGCAGAGCAGCCGGATCAGGATTTCGGGAAGAGTGCCTGGATGAGGGACTACAGCAGTGGCAGCGCCCAGGACCGAGGCTTCGGGATGAGAGCCCTGAGTGCCGGCTTCAGCCCCGAAGAAGCCCAGCAGCAGGACGAGGAGTTTGAGAAGAAGGTCCCGAGTGGCGGAGACGGTCTGGGCGAGAGCGGCGGGGAGGCAAGCCAGCCTGAAGAGAGAGAGTCGGGGAGCCTCTTTGGCCCCAGCACCTCCCAGTCCCGGGATGGGGCACTGGGACAGAGAGACCAGAGCAGCTGGCATGGTGGCGGTGCCggccaggaggcagggggccagaGGCCAGCCGATGCCGGCCAGGAAGACAGGGAGGTGGGCCGGCGAGGCTGGGCAGACAACTTCAGCCGTGGAGTGGTCCCCCAGCCAGAGGCCACCTTCAGCCCGGGGCAGCGCGACTGGAGTGGCGACTTCTGTGTGGAGGCCTCTGAGAGAGGCCTCCAGTTCGGCATCATCGGTGATGACCGGGCAGGCGGTGCTGTCCTCAGCCCTTCTGGTCAGATCACAGGTGGCCCCTTTGTACCTCCGGAGAAGACCCCGGCAGGGCCTGTGGACTGGACCGACCAGCTGGGCCTCAGGAACTTGGAAGTGTCCAGCTGTGTGGCCTCTGGGGGCTCGAGTGAGGTCAGGGAGGAAGCTGTGGGACACATGGGCTGGTCAGACAAGCTGGGCCTGAGAGATGTGGACCTGGCTGGCCATTTGGAGTCTGGAGGGTCTGAGGAGCCCAGAGTGATTGGGGTCGGGGAGAAGGAGGACTGGACCTCCAAtgtcggggggaggggcagagatctGGCTGGTGTCGGGGAGGTAGGGAGCCCCAGCCAGGCCAGAGAGAGCGGCGTGGGACAGACCGACTGGTCGGGCGTGGAGGCTGAAGAGTTCCTTAAATCAAGGGAGCGTGGAGTGGGACAGGCAGACTGGACACCAGACCTCAGCCTGAGGAGCATGGCCCCGGGGGCAGGCCGTAGCCCCAGAGAGCTTGGGGCAGGCCAGGTGGACTGGGGCAGCAGTCTGGGCCTAAGGAATTTGGAGGTGCCACGTGACCTAGAGTCTGGAGGTTCTCGGGACCCACGGGGATGTGGCGTGGGCCAGATGGACTGGACCCAGGACTTGGGTCTTCGGGACGTGGAGCTTTCGGGGGCCCCAAGTGAAGCCAGGGAGCATGGGGTAGGAGAGGTCAGCCAGTGCCCAGAGccagggctcagggaccacagcaCCTTGTCCCCGGGCCTGGAGGCCAGAGAGCTGGAGCCCGGAGGAACAAGTGGGCCAGAGACCCAGGGTGAAGGCCGCTCCACCCCTTCCCTGGAGACCTGTCCTgaagatcctgggatggagacagGAGAAGCCCCTGGCTTTGGAACCAG TCCTGGCGGGTGCCCGGCCCGTTCCCCACCCTCTGGCTCCCAGGGCCTGCTGGAGGAGATGCTGGCTGCCAGCAGCTCCAGGGCAGCAGCCCGTAGGGAGTCGGCAGCCTCGGGCCTCAGGGGCCTGTTGGAAGAAGAAGGAGCCACAGCAGGTGCTGACCAAGGGGAGCCCCCGGAGCCTAGTGGGGACCCACTGCCTTCCTGGAGGCCACAGCCAGATGGTGAAGCCAGCCAGACAGAAGAGGTGGATGGCACCTGGAGCCCTTCAGGGGTCGGGCAGGGCGAGCAGGGTCCGACACGGCCCCCTCGGCGGCCCCCCCAAGGCCCTCCTCCCCGCTCTCCCAGTCAGGACTTCTCCTTCATTGAG